A portion of the Canis lupus baileyi chromosome 6, mCanLup2.hap1, whole genome shotgun sequence genome contains these proteins:
- the CHMP1B gene encoding charged multivesicular body protein 1b codes for MSNMEKHLFNLKFAAKELSRSAKKCDKEEKAEKAKIKKAIQKGNMEVARIHAENAIRQKNQAVNFLRMSARVDAVAARVQTAVTMGKVTKSMAGVVKSMDATLKTMNLEKISALMDKFEHQFETLDVQTQQMEDTMSSTTTLTTPQNQVDMLLQEMADEAGLDLNMELPQGQTGSVGTSVASAEQDELSQRLARLRDQV; via the coding sequence ATGTCCAACATGGAGAAACACCTGTTCAACCTAAAGTTCGCCGCCAAAGAACTCAGCAGGAGTGCCAAAAAATGCGACAAGGAAGAAAAGGCCGAAAAGGCCAAGATTAAAAAGGCCATTCAGAAGGGCAACATGGAAGTGGCGAGGATACACGCCGAAAACGCCATTCGCCAGAAGAACCAGGCGGTGAATTTCCTGAGGATGAGTGCGCGGGTCGATGCGGTGGCTGCCAGAGTGCAGACGGCGGTGACGATGGGCAAGGTGACCAAGTCGATGGCCGGTGTGGTTAAGTCGATGGACGCAACGTTGAAGACCATGAATCTGGAGAAGATCTCTGCTTTGATGGACAAATTTGAGCACCAGTTTGAAACGCTGGACGTCCAGACGCAGCAGATGGAAGACACGATGAGCAGCACGACTACGCTGACCACCCCCCAGAACCAAGTGGATATGCTGCTCCAGGAAATGGCAGACGAGGCTGGCCTAGACCTCAACATGGAGCTGCCGCAGGGCCAGACCGGCTCCGTGGGCACCAGCGTGGCCTCCGCCGAGCAGGATGAACTGTCCCAGAGACTGGCCCGCCTGCGGGATCAGGTGTGA